One Zeugodacus cucurbitae isolate PBARC_wt_2022May chromosome 3, idZeuCucr1.2, whole genome shotgun sequence genomic region harbors:
- the LOC105209601 gene encoding uncharacterized protein LOC105209601 isoform X1 has protein sequence MFTGTMDLDSNRREGFSLSKDKFKNKYSTISIAKRFPNNYSNVPDHIEFSSSDNPILAERTNGLYLNCANSKNGVYYSCIADTELRLASMRIFATIMLNAWRRRREDVKRLLLKVEDLKKGSQKAKNQIHVYNTLFRVEQKRNDELTCQLKCSLESVMQAKSSCENLNTNVISLRAERVLLEQDLTNKIRELEALTDILNQTKEQLFQSMVDQHNLRSALNKEQRSVKMLENQKNKLINENVSGQVVLITGGGGGVGRLLSLNFAKQNARVVIWDINQEAIKTTMDLLSRNGYTCKGYVVDISDREQVYERAAQTINEIGNIDILCNNAGVVCCRPFWDLPDRVIQNTYNINIISHYWTVKAFLPQMMQNNRGHIVTVGSVTGMLGTYGCSDYSATKFACVGFHESLLTDLKTHGYDGIHMTLICPYYINTGMFSGVQPRMFPMLEPQYVADRILEAIRKNEVWCVLPNTIRTLTPLKCLLPAKVCWELMSRVIRGPESMMMFQGRGRVPAG, from the exons ATGTTCACCGGTACTATGGACTTGGACTCCAATCGAAGGGAAGGATTTAGTTTGTCAAaggataaatttaaaaataaatacagcacTATCTCAATAGCAAAACGATTTCCGAATAATTACTCAAACGTTCCGGATCATATTGAATTTTCATCCAGCGATAATCCAATACTCGCAGAACGAACCAATGGGCTCTACCTTAACTGTGCAAATTCCAAAAATGGGGTATATTACTCCTGTATAGCGGATACTGAGCTTCGATTAGCTAGTATGCGGATTTTCGCCACGATTATGCTGAATGCCTGGCGTCGCCGTCGCGAGGATGTGAAACGTTTATTGTTGAAAGTAGAAGACCTCAAAAAAGGA TCACAAAAAGCCAAAAATCAGATTCATGTTTACAACACACTGTTTCGGGTCGAACAGAAGCGAAATGATGAACTCACTTGTCAACTCAAATGTTCATTAGAGAGCGTTATGCAGGCAAAGTCTTCTTGTGAAAACCTTAATACCAATGTGATTAGTTTAAGGGCGGAACGTGTACTTCTTGAGCAAGATTTGACAAACAAAATCAGAGAACTTGAGGCACTTACTGACATACTAAACCAAACCAAAGAACAACTATTCCAGTCAATGGTAGATCAACATAATTTACGCTCGGCCCTTAACAAGGAGCAACGATCTGTTAAGATGCTTGAGAATCaaaaaaataagctaataaATGAG AATGTTTCGGGACAAGTGGTACTGATCACCGGCGGTGGAGGAGGAGTAGGACGCTTACTTTCATTGAACTTTGCTAAACAGAATGCTCGTGTAGTCATATGGGACATCAATCAGGAAG CCATCAAAACTACCATGGATTTGCTCTCCCGAAATGGGTATACGTGCAAAGGATATGTCGTTGATATATCGGATCGCGAGCAAGTTTATGAGCGAGCAGCACAAACAATCAACGAAATCGGCAATATTGATATATTATGCAATAATGCTGGTGTCGTATGCTGCCGACCGTTCTGGGACCTACCCGATCGCGTTATACAGAATACATATAACATTAACATAATTTCCCACTATTGGACAGTGAAAGCTTTTTTACCGCAGATGATGCAAAATAACAGGGGTCACATAGTGACTGTGGGTTCGGTAACTGGCATGTTAGGCACTTACGGTTGCAGTGACTATAGTGCAACAAAATTTgcctgcgttggatttcatgAAAGCCTCCTAACCGATCTAAAAACACATGGATATGATGGTATACACATGACATTGATTTGTCCTTATTATATCAACACGGGTATGTTCTCGGGTGTACAACCACGAATGTTTCCTATGTTGGAACCACAGTATGTTGCTGACCGCATACTTGAGGCAATTCGAAAAAACGAAGTATGGTGTGTGCTGCCCAATACTATACGGACACTCACACCTCTAAAATG TCTATTACCCGCGAAAGTATGCTGGGAATTAATGTCAAGAGTTATCCGTGGTCCCGAATCGATGATGATGTTTCAAGGGCGTGGCAGAGTTCCCGCAGGATAA
- the LOC105209601 gene encoding short-chain dehydrogenase/reductase family 16C member 6 isoform X3, producing MFGNSSTSQQRLLHMDNPLHAILQFVWDLLVFFVKTTYYITETIYYSLLPNYLRKMKNVSGQVVLITGGGGGVGRLLSLNFAKQNARVVIWDINQEAIKTTMDLLSRNGYTCKGYVVDISDREQVYERAAQTINEIGNIDILCNNAGVVCCRPFWDLPDRVIQNTYNINIISHYWTVKAFLPQMMQNNRGHIVTVGSVTGMLGTYGCSDYSATKFACVGFHESLLTDLKTHGYDGIHMTLICPYYINTGMFSGVQPRMFPMLEPQYVADRILEAIRKNEVWCVLPNTIRTLTPLKCLLPAKVCWELMSRVIRGPESMMMFQGRGRVPAG from the exons ATGTTTGGCAACAGTTCTACATCTCAACAGCGTCTTCTTCATATGGATAATCCTCTTCACGCCATTCTGCAATTTGTATGGGATTTACTTGTTTTCTTCGTAAAGACCACATATTATATCACTGAAACCATTTATTATTCACTCCTGCCAAATTATTTAAGGAAAATGaag AATGTTTCGGGACAAGTGGTACTGATCACCGGCGGTGGAGGAGGAGTAGGACGCTTACTTTCATTGAACTTTGCTAAACAGAATGCTCGTGTAGTCATATGGGACATCAATCAGGAAG CCATCAAAACTACCATGGATTTGCTCTCCCGAAATGGGTATACGTGCAAAGGATATGTCGTTGATATATCGGATCGCGAGCAAGTTTATGAGCGAGCAGCACAAACAATCAACGAAATCGGCAATATTGATATATTATGCAATAATGCTGGTGTCGTATGCTGCCGACCGTTCTGGGACCTACCCGATCGCGTTATACAGAATACATATAACATTAACATAATTTCCCACTATTGGACAGTGAAAGCTTTTTTACCGCAGATGATGCAAAATAACAGGGGTCACATAGTGACTGTGGGTTCGGTAACTGGCATGTTAGGCACTTACGGTTGCAGTGACTATAGTGCAACAAAATTTgcctgcgttggatttcatgAAAGCCTCCTAACCGATCTAAAAACACATGGATATGATGGTATACACATGACATTGATTTGTCCTTATTATATCAACACGGGTATGTTCTCGGGTGTACAACCACGAATGTTTCCTATGTTGGAACCACAGTATGTTGCTGACCGCATACTTGAGGCAATTCGAAAAAACGAAGTATGGTGTGTGCTGCCCAATACTATACGGACACTCACACCTCTAAAATG TCTATTACCCGCGAAAGTATGCTGGGAATTAATGTCAAGAGTTATCCGTGGTCCCGAATCGATGATGATGTTTCAAGGGCGTGGCAGAGTTCCCGCAGGATAA
- the LOC105209601 gene encoding uncharacterized protein LOC105209601 isoform X4, with the protein MFTGTMDLDSNRREGFSLSKDKFKNKYSTISIAKRFPNNYSNVPDHIEFSSSDNPILAERTNGLYLNCANSKNGVYYSCIADTELRLASMRIFATIMLNAWRRRREDVKRLLLKVEDLKKGSQKAKNQIHVYNTLFRVEQKRNDELTCQLKCSLESVMQAKSSCENLNTNVISLRAERVLLEQDLTNKIRELEALTDILNQTKEQLFQSMVDQHNLRSALNKEQRSVKMLENQKNKLINELYQLTNESRETEDKYRTEMVRKEIDFERANGKVKLLEAKLNDLKGMFRDKWY; encoded by the exons ATGTTCACCGGTACTATGGACTTGGACTCCAATCGAAGGGAAGGATTTAGTTTGTCAAaggataaatttaaaaataaatacagcacTATCTCAATAGCAAAACGATTTCCGAATAATTACTCAAACGTTCCGGATCATATTGAATTTTCATCCAGCGATAATCCAATACTCGCAGAACGAACCAATGGGCTCTACCTTAACTGTGCAAATTCCAAAAATGGGGTATATTACTCCTGTATAGCGGATACTGAGCTTCGATTAGCTAGTATGCGGATTTTCGCCACGATTATGCTGAATGCCTGGCGTCGCCGTCGCGAGGATGTGAAACGTTTATTGTTGAAAGTAGAAGACCTCAAAAAAGGA TCACAAAAAGCCAAAAATCAGATTCATGTTTACAACACACTGTTTCGGGTCGAACAGAAGCGAAATGATGAACTCACTTGTCAACTCAAATGTTCATTAGAGAGCGTTATGCAGGCAAAGTCTTCTTGTGAAAACCTTAATACCAATGTGATTAGTTTAAGGGCGGAACGTGTACTTCTTGAGCAAGATTTGACAAACAAAATCAGAGAACTTGAGGCACTTACTGACATACTAAACCAAACCAAAGAACAACTATTCCAGTCAATGGTAGATCAACATAATTTACGCTCGGCCCTTAACAAGGAGCAACGATCTGTTAAGATGCTTGAGAATCaaaaaaataagctaataaATGAG ctCTACCAGTTAACAAATGAGAGCCGCGAAACCGAAGATAAATATCGCACAGAAATGGTGCGaaaagaaattgattttgaGCGCGCCAATGGCAAGGTCAAACTTCTTGAAGCAAAGTTGAATGATTTGAAGGG AATGTTTCGGGACAAGTGGTACTGA
- the LOC105209601 gene encoding uncharacterized protein LOC105209601 isoform X2, which produces MFTGTMDLDSNRREGFSLSKDKFKNKYSTISIAKRFPNNYSNVPDHIEFSSSDNPILAERTNGLYLNCANSKNGVYYSCIADTELRLASMRIFATIMLNAWRRRREDVKRLLLKVEDLKKGSQKAKNQIHVYNTLFRVEQKRNDELTCQLKCSLESVMQAKSSCENLNTNVISLRAERVLLEQDLTNKIRELEALTDILNQTKEQLFQSMVDQHNLRSALNKEQRSVKMLENQKNKLINELYQLTNESRETEDKYRTEMVRKEIDFERANGKVKLLEAKLNDLKGKSRQLDDSADNEKRLRREIESLQKKVVTLEQVLENTSIKRFYRFWDKMRIYQYKGFHVAQMCLYCLLPAVPLPVACPK; this is translated from the exons ATGTTCACCGGTACTATGGACTTGGACTCCAATCGAAGGGAAGGATTTAGTTTGTCAAaggataaatttaaaaataaatacagcacTATCTCAATAGCAAAACGATTTCCGAATAATTACTCAAACGTTCCGGATCATATTGAATTTTCATCCAGCGATAATCCAATACTCGCAGAACGAACCAATGGGCTCTACCTTAACTGTGCAAATTCCAAAAATGGGGTATATTACTCCTGTATAGCGGATACTGAGCTTCGATTAGCTAGTATGCGGATTTTCGCCACGATTATGCTGAATGCCTGGCGTCGCCGTCGCGAGGATGTGAAACGTTTATTGTTGAAAGTAGAAGACCTCAAAAAAGGA TCACAAAAAGCCAAAAATCAGATTCATGTTTACAACACACTGTTTCGGGTCGAACAGAAGCGAAATGATGAACTCACTTGTCAACTCAAATGTTCATTAGAGAGCGTTATGCAGGCAAAGTCTTCTTGTGAAAACCTTAATACCAATGTGATTAGTTTAAGGGCGGAACGTGTACTTCTTGAGCAAGATTTGACAAACAAAATCAGAGAACTTGAGGCACTTACTGACATACTAAACCAAACCAAAGAACAACTATTCCAGTCAATGGTAGATCAACATAATTTACGCTCGGCCCTTAACAAGGAGCAACGATCTGTTAAGATGCTTGAGAATCaaaaaaataagctaataaATGAG ctCTACCAGTTAACAAATGAGAGCCGCGAAACCGAAGATAAATATCGCACAGAAATGGTGCGaaaagaaattgattttgaGCGCGCCAATGGCAAGGTCAAACTTCTTGAAGCAAAGTTGAATGATTTGAAGGG AAAGTCGCGTCAACTTGATGACTCTGCAGATAATGAAAAACGCCTCCGACGCGAAATAGAAAGTTTGCAAAAAAAAGTGGTCACACTTGAACAAGTACTCGAAAATACGTCTATTAAACGATTCTACCGGTTCTGGGACAAGATGCGCATTTACCAATATAAAGGCTTTCACGTTGCACAAATGTGCTTGTATTGCCTTTTGCCCGCTGTTCCTCTGCCCGTTGcatgtcctaagtga